In Phlebotomus papatasi isolate M1 chromosome 1, Ppap_2.1, whole genome shotgun sequence, the following proteins share a genomic window:
- the LOC129798190 gene encoding E3 ubiquitin-protein ligase HRD1, which translates to MRSAALSLGLTLATFTVIANAIYQKKQFYPSVVYITKSNSSMAVIYIQSMVFVLMLGRLMRKIFLGTLRAAEFEHLMERFWYALTETCLAFTVFRDDFNPKFIALFTVLLFLKSFHWLAEDRVDYMERSPVIGWLFHIRVAGLVSVLGILDYVMIMVAYHSTISKGASVQLVFGFEYAILITMVANTTIKYILHATELRSESPWESKAVILLYTELFIGLIRVALYIFFFIIMVRIYTLPLFAFRPMYYTIRNFKKALNDVILSRRAIRNMNTLYPDATPEELQLSDNICIICREDMVSHSKKLPCGHIFHTACLRSWFQRQQTCPTCRLNILRTPVQATPAAPQAARIVPNAANRPAQPGNGPVAANANAAAPGQPLPAGTPIFPPNLATGATGAAPGAAAGTSATFPPFLPPMGTPPMAGFPMMTPYLVPPPPMPPALDTLTDEELNALEGTERRHVEARIKLLRNIQTMLDASVALMNQYSAINAQFPLGNDLATFPSTPTSSAAAQPAAQAEPEGASPSGSSGSGDKTPVEASPPEGGGLSQPGPSRRDENVVKLEDIGSEEPSIGAEDPGTSKVGFAEIQHVPESSERAELRQRRLQKFQPNENKGEGKSD; encoded by the exons ATGCGCTCTGCGGCACTATCCCTGGGCCTGACATTGGCCACATTCACTGTGATTGCCAATGCGATCTACCAGAAGAAGCAATTCTATCCATCTGTTGTCTATATCACTAAATCTAACTCCAGTATGGCT GTTATTTATATCCAGTCGATGGTATTTGTGTTGATGCTGGGAAGGCTCATGAGGAAG ATCTTCCTTGGGACTCTGCGGGCGGCTGAATTTGAGCATCTCATGGAGAGATTCTGGTACGCCCTGACTGAAACTTGCTTGGCATTCACAGTCTTTCGTGATGATTTCAATCCAAAGTTCATAGCCCTCTTCACGGTGCTCCTGTTCCTCAAATCCTTCCACTGGCTGGCTGAGGATCGAGTTGATTAT ATGGAAAGGAGTCCTGTGATTGGATGGCTATTCCATATCCGAGTGGCAGGATTGGTTTCTGTCCTTGGTATCCTGGACTACGTGATGATTATGGTCGCCTATCACTCCACAATCTCCAAAGGAGCTTCTGTGCAGCTGGTCTTTGGCTTCGAGTACGCCATTCTCATCACAATGGTGGCCAATACCACCATCAAGTACATCCTCCATGCCACGGAATTGCGGTCAGAGAGTCCCTGGGAGAGCAAAGCCGTCATCCTGCTGTACACGGAGCTCTTCATCGGGCTCATCCGGGTTGCCCTTTACATCTTCTTCTTCATCATCATGGTGAGGATCTACACGCTGCCCCTCTTCGCATTCAGGCCAATGTACTACACAATCAG GAACTTCAAAAAAGCTCTGAATGACGTGATACTCTCACGACGAGCTATACGTAACATGAATACCCTCTATCCGGACGCGACGCCGGAGGAGTTGCAGCTGTCTGACAACATTTGCATCATTTGCCGGGAGGACATGGTGAGTCATTCGAAGAAGCTGCCCTGTGGACATATCTTCCACACGGCCTGCTTGAGATCGTGGTTCCAGCGTCAGCAAACATGCCCCACCTGTCGCCTCAATATTCTCCGGACGCCCGTTCAGGCCACTCCGGCGGCACCTCAGGCTGCCAGGATTGTTCCAAATGCAGCCAATCGACCAGCTCAGCCGGGAAATGGTCCAGTAGCTGCAAATGCCAATGCAGCAGCTCCTGGTCAGCCACTTCCAGCCGGAACACCGATTTTCCCGCCAAATCTGGCAACAGGGGCGACTGGAGCTGCTCCTGGAGCAGCTGCAGGAACTTCTGCCACTTTCCCACCCTTCTTGCCGCCCATGGGAACCCCTCCCATGGCTGGTTTTCCCATGATGACTCCCTATCTCGTGCCACCGCCGCCAATGCCTCCGGCTCTGGATACGCTGACGGATGAGGAACTGAATGCCCTCGAGGGAACGGAGAGGAGGCACGTTGAAGCAAGAATCAAG CTTCTGCGAAATATTCAAACGATGTTGGATGCTTCAGTAGCACTTATGAATCAGTACTCTGCCATTAATGCACAATTCCCACTGGGAAATGACTTGGCCACCTTCCCAAGTACTCCAACTTCTTCTGCTGCAGCCCAACCGGCAGCCCAGGCAGAACCCGAAGGTGCTTCGCCTTCGGGAAGTTCAGGAAGTGGAGACAAGACACCAGTTGAAGCGTCTCCGCCCGAAGGTGGAGGCTTGAGTCAACCGGGACCGTCCAGGAGGGATGAGAATGTGGTGAAATTAGAGGATATTGGCAGTGAAGAGCCGAGCATAGGTGCTGAGGATCCGGGCACGAGTAAGGTGGGCTTTGCGGAGATTCAGCATGTGCCTGAGTCGTCAGAAAGGGCAGAATTGCGCCAGAGGCGACTGCAGAAATTCCAGCCAAATGAAAACAAAGGTGAAGGCAAGTCCGATTGA
- the LOC129798192 gene encoding GDNF-inducible zinc finger protein 1-like, translating to MFQTVGKLETRYDIVTVSIKRPSLKKKPPRNLERFTITEKEEVVQGSPRKTPVKPSWKSSQPKETPRVTRRTPVVSPRKPPTPKVSPPKKPTEVARKYFCLLCNIAHNTKSLLLLHLKSAHNVNLYKCDFCDEEFADSHFRERHITDVHVRFPTEALQEIPDMDDLEQDQEETVEQVESDHMDTNADGWQTDNDDEWVPKVEEKTKKRKILAGRISKSPRRVLKHKVAIKGTSTMFGKKRGRPTLEMMLEWKKKRAEPEPVPEEEDEEEGEEEEEEHLDQFDDDEGEVENAWWAKPKELPDPTKALKDKNKMCHICGEMRVTLAAHLKKMHTNYSNCPQCSGKIVEGAAVPHQCPTRRPTYKCTCGMDYNVREHMHGHLLEKNSPKHEIQCPSCEETFRDFGQYHDHMDVVHPAPFVCNVCGKRFTKKNNLKSHMYSIHVIEKPLMRCEICGAECRGDRNMKRHIMHVHRKATRINCEICKISIFDKVSLRRHMMYKHGLKKEYVCNVCKREFATADALRYHITTHTGDRPYPCPFCPKKFKINSELRKHYRAHKELTIKCPSCSLYCLNEEDLRKHIRRFPAHDVKFLIE from the exons atgtttcaaactGTTGGTAAATTGGAGACGCGATATGATATTGTGACGGTATCAATTAAAAGACCGAGTTTGAAGAAGAAACCACCGAGAAACTTGGAAAGGTTCACCATCACTGAAAAAGAG GAAGTTGTTCAAGGGAGTCCTAGGAAGACGCCCGTAAAGCCTTCATGGAAGAGTTCACAGCCCAAGGAGACCCCTCGCGTCACTCGAAGGACTCCAGTGGTGTCTCCTCGAAAACCACCAACCCCAAAAGTGTCCCCACCAAAGAAACCCACGGAAGTGGCGAGGAAATACTTTTGCCTGTTGTGCAATATTGCTCACAACACCAAAAGTCTCCTCCTGCTCCACTTGAAATCCGCCCACAATGTCAATCTCTACAAATGTGACTTTTGTGACGAGGAATTTGCGGATTCGCACTTCCGGGAGCGTCACATAACCGATGTTCATGTGCGTTTCCCAACGGAAGCCCTTCAGGAAATCCCAGACATGGATGATCTGGAGCAGGATCAGGAGGAAACAGTGGAACAGGTAGAGAGTGATCACATGGACACGAATGCCGATGGCTGGCAGACAGATAATGACGATGAGTGGGTACCAAAAGTTGAGGAGAAGACCAAGAAGCGAAAAATCTTAGCGGGACGCATTAGCAAGAGTCCCAGAAGGGTTCTGAAGCATAAAGTGGCCATCAAGGGGACGTCAACGATGTTTGGCAAGAAAAGAGGACGTCCAACCTTGGAAATGATGTTAGAATGGAAAAAGAAGCGGGCGGAACCAGAACCAGTTCCtgaagaagaagatgaagaagaaggAGAAGAGGAGGAAGAAGAGCATTTGGACCAGTTTGATGACGATGAAGGGGAAGTGGAGAACGCTTGGTGGGCCAAACCAAAGGAACTTCCTGATCC AACAAAAGCCTTGAAGGATAAGAACAAAATGTGTCATATTTGTGGtgagatgcgggtgactttggccGCCCATTTGAAGAAGATGCACACAAACTACAGCAACTGTCCGCAATGCAGCGGGAAGATCGTCGAAGGTGCCGCGGTACCGCATCAATGCCCCACTAGGCGACCAACCTACAAATGCACCTGCGGCATGGACTACAACGTCCGGGAGCATATGCACGGGCATCTTCTGGAGAAGAACTCTCCGAAGCACGAGATCCAGTGTCCCAGTTGTGAAGAAACTTTTCGGGACTTTGGGCAGTATCACGATCATATGGATGTTGTTCATCCGGCGCCATTCGTCTGCAATGTTTGTGGGAAGCGTTTCACGAAGAAGAATAATCTCAAGTCTCACATGTACAGCATCCATGTCATCGAGAAGCCACTGATGAGGTGCGAAATATGCGGGGCAGAGTGCAGAGGAGACAGGAACATGAAGAGGCATATTATGCATGTGCATCGGAAAGCCACGAGGATCAACTGCGAAATTTGTAAAATCAGCATCTTCGATAAGGTTTCCCTAAGGCGTCACATGATGTACAAGCACGGTCTCAAGAAGGAGTACGTCTGCAATGTGTGCAAGAGAGAATTCGCAACGGCTGATGCTCTCAGGTATCACATAACCACTCACACTGGAGACCGGCCCTACCCTTGTCCCTTCTGCCCGAAAAAGTTCAAGATCAATTCGGAACTGAGGAAGCACTACAGGGCTCACAAGGAGTTGACCATTAAGTGTCCCTCTTGCAGTCTCTACTGCCTGAATGAGGAGGATTTGAGGAAGCACATCAGGCGCTTCCCAGCTCATGACGTCAAGTTTTTGATTGAAtaa